Proteins co-encoded in one Candidatus Abyssobacteria bacterium SURF_5 genomic window:
- a CDS encoding type II/IV secretion system protein yields the protein MKKILIQKGYALAEKQVSRLAEKPEIEYIEAASDQLDPDALEAVPEQVIRDFRVFPLNRSNNILRLAFGDPALVSNLEKFRVISSMEIVPVLVPAEEIREMIDQYFPPAAGQSASGTQQASLAQEIEQIQEKSAGSSAVTTINVIIGGAVNTRATDIHFDPQEDILRVRFRIDGVLYDILGLPRRIEPAIVSRLKILCNMDITNTRSPQDGHFMIRIGTRDYDLRVATVPTYFGEKLVLRFIGSANIGKKLEELGMDPADQRVIDRFVKRKGGMLLVTGPMGSGKTTTLYAVLNSLNNFSENIVTIEDPVEFQLKGVNQVQVSKASDLSYERVLRGALRLDIDTLMIGEIRDDDSAHIAVRAAVTGHRVLSTMHTNNALETITAMRHMGIKSFMIASALNVVIAQRLVRTNCVHCKEVYEPPRELLSELQLLEAAGPFYRGKGCPHCNHTGFYGRVGLFEVLKIDDEIKAKIVAGASVDEIARTSADEKVKFMRDRGAQKVAAGVTTVEEVLRALGA from the coding sequence GTGAAAAAGATTCTTATTCAAAAAGGATACGCACTGGCCGAGAAACAAGTTTCGCGGCTTGCGGAGAAACCGGAAATCGAATATATCGAAGCTGCATCGGATCAACTGGATCCGGACGCCCTCGAAGCCGTACCCGAACAGGTGATCCGCGACTTCCGCGTGTTCCCGCTGAACCGGTCAAATAATATCCTGCGGCTCGCGTTCGGCGACCCCGCCCTGGTCAGCAACCTGGAAAAGTTTCGCGTCATCAGTTCCATGGAGATTGTTCCAGTTCTTGTTCCCGCCGAAGAGATCCGGGAGATGATCGATCAGTATTTCCCGCCCGCCGCCGGGCAGAGCGCTTCCGGGACGCAGCAGGCGTCGCTCGCGCAGGAGATCGAGCAGATTCAAGAGAAATCGGCCGGCAGTTCGGCGGTGACAACAATAAACGTAATCATTGGAGGAGCCGTAAACACACGAGCGACCGATATTCATTTCGATCCTCAGGAAGATATCCTGCGGGTGCGCTTTCGAATCGACGGAGTGCTCTACGATATTCTGGGTTTGCCGCGGCGAATAGAACCGGCGATCGTCAGCCGGCTGAAGATACTGTGCAACATGGACATCACCAATACGCGCTCGCCGCAGGACGGACATTTCATGATTCGCATCGGCACCCGCGATTACGACCTGCGCGTCGCGACTGTACCCACCTATTTCGGTGAGAAATTAGTACTCCGTTTCATCGGGTCGGCGAACATCGGCAAAAAGCTCGAGGAACTGGGAATGGATCCGGCCGATCAACGCGTCATCGACCGATTCGTAAAGCGAAAGGGCGGAATGCTGCTGGTTACCGGTCCGATGGGCTCGGGCAAAACGACTACGTTGTATGCGGTTCTGAATAGCCTTAACAATTTCAGCGAGAATATCGTGACGATCGAAGACCCCGTCGAGTTTCAGTTGAAAGGGGTCAACCAGGTGCAGGTCAGCAAAGCGTCTGATCTGTCGTACGAACGCGTGCTGCGCGGAGCTTTGCGGTTGGACATCGATACGCTGATGATCGGAGAAATACGTGACGATGATTCGGCGCATATCGCCGTTCGCGCCGCCGTTACCGGACACCGGGTGCTCAGTACCATGCACACGAACAACGCGCTGGAGACCATCACCGCGATGCGGCACATGGGGATCAAGTCGTTCATGATTGCCAGCGCTCTGAACGTGGTTATCGCACAGCGACTGGTGCGCACCAACTGCGTGCACTGTAAAGAGGTCTATGAGCCGCCGCGGGAACTGCTGTCGGAATTACAACTGCTCGAGGCGGCCGGTCCGTTTTACCGAGGAAAAGGCTGTCCGCATTGCAACCATACCGGCTTTTATGGCCGGGTCGGACTTTTCGAAGTGCTGAAAATTGACGACGAAATAAAGGCGAAAATAGTGGCTGGCGCCTCCGTGGATGAAATTGCGCGAACAAGCGCGGACGAAAAGGTAAAATTCATGAGAGATCGCGGCGCCCAAAAAGTAGCCGCAGGGGTAACCACCGTGGAAGAAGTGCTGCGGGCACTCGGCGCCTGA
- a CDS encoding type II/IV secretion system protein produces MPSSNAIRMDGFILSPGKTFKVFSAPSQNDEELQGMNESAEKGAALAEKVEDTIQQRLEKELLLEQRASAAGETLRQKLLKQIGGSVENIQPVVLVSAIFDLAVTSRATDIHFDPSESGMVARLRIDGMLHDVLTIPKRIQPNIVARVKVLGEMDISETRRPQDGHISMTSGNNRFDLRVSALPTFRGEKLTLRLLDSTSGIPKLEELGMEYSDRVIFEDIITKPQGMTLVTGPTGSGKTTTLYAALERINYRTYNIITLEDPVEYQLKGVNQVQINPAIDLTFASTLRASLRQDPDTILVGEVRDLETAAIAIRAAMTGHRVFSTIHANTAPDAINTLVNMNVRPFLITSSLLCILAQRLVRKLCTQCREPYEPEPELVKELEVKEKPEKLYRASGCDACNKTGYLGRTAVYELLRLTPSIKRAIIDGRSIEQIVKTAHSEGMKSLFEKGVNKILEGTTSVDEVFRVLRF; encoded by the coding sequence ATGCCGTCATCAAACGCCATCAGGATGGACGGATTCATATTGAGTCCTGGGAAAACATTTAAGGTTTTTTCGGCTCCTTCCCAAAATGACGAGGAGTTACAGGGTATGAATGAATCAGCAGAAAAAGGCGCAGCATTGGCGGAAAAAGTCGAGGATACCATTCAGCAGCGGCTGGAAAAGGAGCTCTTGCTGGAACAGCGCGCTTCCGCCGCCGGCGAGACGCTGCGGCAGAAGCTTCTCAAGCAAATCGGGGGCTCCGTGGAGAATATTCAGCCGGTGGTTCTGGTTTCGGCTATTTTCGATCTGGCCGTTACCTCTCGAGCAACCGACATCCACTTCGACCCCAGCGAGAGCGGGATGGTCGCCCGGCTTCGAATCGACGGGATGCTGCACGACGTGCTGACTATCCCCAAGCGAATCCAGCCCAATATCGTGGCCCGCGTCAAAGTGCTCGGCGAGATGGATATCTCCGAGACGCGAAGACCGCAAGACGGCCATATCTCGATGACCAGCGGAAACAACCGCTTTGATCTGCGAGTGTCCGCGCTTCCAACGTTTCGCGGCGAAAAACTGACGCTGCGCCTCCTGGATTCGACCAGCGGAATCCCAAAGCTCGAGGAATTGGGAATGGAGTATTCCGATCGAGTGATTTTCGAAGATATTATCACGAAGCCGCAGGGAATGACGCTGGTTACCGGCCCTACCGGCTCGGGGAAAACAACCACGCTCTATGCGGCGCTCGAGCGCATCAATTACCGCACTTATAATATCATCACCCTCGAGGACCCGGTCGAGTATCAACTGAAGGGGGTTAACCAGGTTCAGATCAATCCCGCCATCGATCTTACTTTCGCCAGCACCTTGCGCGCCTCTCTGCGACAGGATCCCGATACGATCCTTGTGGGCGAAGTTCGCGACCTGGAAACAGCCGCAATCGCCATCAGGGCCGCTATGACAGGGCACCGTGTCTTCAGCACAATTCACGCCAATACTGCCCCGGATGCAATCAATACGCTTGTCAATATGAATGTTCGCCCGTTCCTCATCACCAGTTCGCTGCTGTGTATCCTCGCTCAGAGGCTGGTTCGAAAGCTGTGCACCCAGTGCCGGGAGCCATATGAGCCTGAACCCGAATTGGTGAAGGAACTGGAAGTGAAGGAGAAGCCCGAGAAGCTCTACCGGGCAAGCGGATGCGATGCCTGCAATAAGACGGGCTATCTCGGGCGCACGGCCGTCTATGAGCTCCTCCGGCTCACTCCATCAATCAAGAGGGCGATTATCGACGGAAGATCGATAGAACAGATTGTCAAAACAGCACATTCCGAAGGGATGAAGAGCCTGTTCGAGAAAGGCGTAAATAAAATTCTTGAGGGAACCACCAGCGTGGATGAGGTTTTCAGGGTGTTGAGGTTCTAA
- a CDS encoding prepilin-type N-terminal cleavage/methylation domain-containing protein gives MNGGRKQRMVMRLAKLKSGMTILELLVVIAIFGIFMSVAIPSVFKSFGSMARAKKSTAQYPETRRALGTISDMVRQTHPSPIDAVKFRGKNGSYEAGGIVFPADELRFPIFDSRYAGLGSIQKMEYRLELSPDGDDSPRGLLQTRSPIGAPPESGLCESLLSDAVGLDVKYLDSSQNPPEWVQEWPPENKPATPGEEGTTASASLPAALEITVYILRGISAQPTPFRISVNVPAAQAI, from the coding sequence ATGAACGGCGGGAGAAAACAGAGAATGGTGATGCGATTAGCGAAGTTGAAATCCGGAATGACAATTCTCGAGTTGCTGGTTGTAATAGCCATTTTTGGCATCTTCATGTCCGTGGCGATCCCGAGTGTCTTCAAATCATTTGGCTCGATGGCCCGCGCCAAAAAATCCACAGCGCAATATCCGGAAACCAGGCGGGCGCTCGGAACAATTTCCGATATGGTTCGACAAACCCATCCCTCCCCGATCGACGCCGTCAAATTCAGGGGGAAGAATGGCTCATATGAAGCAGGCGGCATCGTTTTTCCGGCCGACGAACTGAGATTTCCGATTTTCGATAGCCGATATGCCGGATTGGGATCGATACAGAAAATGGAGTACCGACTGGAGCTGTCGCCGGATGGGGATGACTCGCCGCGAGGTCTGCTGCAGACCCGATCGCCGATTGGCGCGCCGCCCGAGAGCGGACTGTGCGAGTCTTTGCTTTCCGATGCCGTCGGGCTCGACGTGAAATATCTGGACAGCTCGCAGAACCCGCCGGAATGGGTCCAGGAGTGGCCGCCCGAAAACAAGCCGGCGACTCCCGGTGAGGAGGGAACGACAGCTTCGGCATCGTTACCGGCGGCTCTTGAGATAACCGTGTATATCCTTCGAGGCATATCGGCTCAGCCGACGCCGTTTCGGATAAGCGTCAATGTGCCGGCGGCGCAGGCGATTTGA